Genomic DNA from Prunus persica cultivar Lovell chromosome G1, Prunus_persica_NCBIv2, whole genome shotgun sequence:
TTTGTTGGTTGATGTTTTGTTGTAGGGTGACGGGTTGCAATTTCAATAGTGTTCCCTGTCTCTTATCCCAATAAATTTCTCCATCTCtcattcttttctctttttccaacGATTAAGAGAAAGGGAATCACCTAAATGCTATATAAGACCCTCATTATAGAAGGACTCTTTCAAACCCCTCCTTTGGtaaattttaccttttttgGGTTATAATCCAAGTGAATGCTCTTTTGGCCCAGTTTGTTTATTGCGGTCCAATCCCCAGATCCAAATGGGTCACAAAATTACGGAGTTCTCTCTTGTGAGGCGTAGCCCAAGCCGCCTCTAATTCCAACGTCCAACCCAAATATCCAAAGACTAAGGTAATCTGAAATTACTTAAAAATCTTTGCCTCATGTGCTAGAAGCAGTTGAAAACATGTCAAAGTAGTCAAAGTAATATTTCTATAATCCTTTTTGACTAGTGAGACTTTGCTAGTAGATTAGCGAGAACATGTGCTCTGCAAGTAATTGGAACCTTCGAAGAAACAGATACTTAGACAATGACATGAGGAGAATTATGGTCTTAAGTAGATTGATATTTTGGTTCTGAGTTGGATGGTGTAGTTTTAGTTGTGACTATTGAACAGGGTTTTGGTCAGTTTAATATTGTAGCTTTGAATTTATAAGGAGAGGAATGTCTTTACTTGCACAGATTATATGCCTTGCAAACTTGTAGACTTAACCCTCtacatatatgatatattcGGTGACTGTCGGTCCGCCACATGGCTGGATTTGGGATATGATcatacatacatgtatataatatcaTCAAACCCTTCTgcctaattatatatttatatacacaaGGGCATAAAGTTGAGACATAACACAGCAGATGTGATTACAACAAGAAAACATATAATACTTAATTAGTGATTAATGAAACAAACTAAAGGCTAAAGGCAGAGATCTTGTGTCCTGAACTTTGAATAGAAAAACCCTGAAAAGGAGAAATGCATACCAAACTCTGGCTCCAGTGCAGGGTTTTCTTTGAGATGCCACAAAGCTAGACAGCTTGAACGCACTGCTTGCTTGTAGCTGTGAAGGGCTGTGGGGGGACTTTCTTAGCAATCTCCCAACCCTTAACAGCCGATGCTTATCCGAAAAGTTAACCTTACAAAAATTAAGTAATGAAAAGCACTGCACATTCAAAAGCctgcttttgatttttctgctTCCATCTTTGATCTTTCTGAACCCTTCCCTTTGATTTCCTCTAAGAGAACTCTTAGCTAGGTACAAAATATGCGGTGCGACTTTATCAAGCtaccaaatatttttaaaatggtaACCAATTATGCCATTCCAAGAATTTGATTAAGTACACGTCTAAACTCTCAGTGAAATACTTGGTCttatttctcaatttttatgtttgattTGGAAGCAAAATAAGTGAATGGTTCTCTAAATCTTACTAATTCTGATGGTGCAATGGACCTTACAGTACCATAAGATAATCTGAGAGATCAGATTTTGTGTTGGTTTCCTTGGGGCTATGCATGTTCTGATTTCCTTTTTCACTTCAGTAACAGTACTTGTCTAGTTTTAAATTCCATGCATCAGCTTTCTGAGAGATACATTTTAAATTACAAGTGCCTCCAAATCCAATCTAAGTTTTCCCTAGGCATTATTTTAAAGGGTTAGAGGGCATCTTTTGGGCCAAAGAAAAAtggcaagaagaaaaagaaaaagttgggTACTGTACCACCAAGGAGAACTGTTTGGGTCAATTCAAAAGCAGAGGACAATAACACTTATGCTTTCTCTTAGTTTTACAACCATCATATCCTTTCCTACTAAGTCATATCATTGAATCCTGACCCTCCATATCATCTTAAATCAGCAGCCAACTTAGCTGGACTTTCCTGCCTCATGTTAAGGCCTAGCTAGCTACTTGGTTTCTTCCACTATAAATAGACACAGATATTTCATGCCATTGCAACTAGTAAGAAAAACCCTCATAGCTTAGCCAACCTTAAACCTTGCTTGTCAAGAAAACTAGAGAAACCAATTAAGCACAAGATGGGAAAGTCCTCTTCAATCTTCTCCTTCTGCAACATATTCAAGGCCTGCTTTTCTAGCAGCAACAGAGACGATACCTACTCTGACGACGGTGGTGTTTATGTTAGAAGAAGAATATGTCCAAGCGATGAAGACAGAGGAGGTTGGACTGCTGAGCCTGGCATCGACGGCAAAGCCTCTGACTTCATTACCAGATTCTACGCTAGTCATGTTTCCGATCCCGAGTGCCAAACCTTTGCTGTTTGATCAAATTAAGCTAGAGATGTAGTAGTGGTTGATCAGACCAGCTGATTGTACTTCAATTTTTTGCCATGCTTCCTCCATCCCCTCCTGCTTCTCTTGTAATTTTTTCTTGGAAGTGTGCATGTAATCTGTGACTTAGTTACAATAAAATCcagataataaaaatttacaacCTAATTTCCTcctttaaactttttttcttacttGGTTGCTTATATTTCCGTCAAAATAATCTTTATATCAAACAGTTGAAGTATTAGCAACCTGTCATCAATTACAATTCAAAGTTATTAAACCAACACATTTTACTAGAGAAATACATGCAACAGGTGCCAACACATTTTACTATATGTTGAATATATTGAAGAAAATTAACATGTACGGACAGTCTGGTATTTCTGCAGCAAAACAATTAACTGCtgttttgttctctctcttttatttttcttgttttagttaaaattggTTTGTTTATTCTTTCATCTTGAACAGCAGGCGATCGAAAAAACCGAGAATATTGTCTCTTTTGCTTGCATCTTCACCATCAAATCAATACATATTAGAGTGCAGTTTCACCTGGATTATATATAACTTTGCTCCTTTGCCTTTCTGGTTGGCTCCCTCTGTATATCTCCCTTTCTCCTCCTTTTTTACTATTCTTAAAGCCACATATCTAAAAACTTAAACTGAAAAAAATGGGTAGAAGTTTCCTTAATGTCCAAATATCAGGCAGTTTTTCAGCTGCTAAATTAATGTCAATTTGGCAAAATAAGTTTGGTCCCCAGCtgtgaaaatcaaaatcaaaatccacATCAAAAGCTAGCATCATAATGAATTAAAGTTGccaacttttcttttcccataAGAGAActaaagggaaaaaagaatttttgtCCACTTCCAAGTGAGCAATGATATGTACCACATAGTGTACCTGCAGGGAATATGTATAATTTTGGCATCCCTTGTAACAACAAAGCACTGTCTGGTATCTTGCATGAGAAGATAGCTAAATTCAGTGCCGTGAGTTTTACGTACTCATAAACAAACAGCCCACATTACTCAGAATAGTTGATGTCTTTAATCACAGAAATTAAGTTATTAACTATGAGATTAAGTGAGATGTGCTGCCAATTtccaattgaaaaaagaataaacagaGCTCTGGTTTTGGGTCTAAGAGACTAAAATGGCAACAGGAACCTAATGCCTGTGGTTTCCAACTCATGGCTTAGTccaagaaaaaaccaaacacCTTGAAAAAGTGTCTAAGACAATAtaaaagttttttgttttgctatttttaCTTGCTCTTTAAGGATTCTAACTCCTCTTCtgaattctctctctttccattGAGGTGAAAGAAGCTGCAATCAGTGTGAAATGCTAGGCAATGGCATGCCAGGCTAAAAGTAACTCTCACTgggttctgtttctttttcgcAGCTACATGATAGGAGAATCATCTAAATGCATTTGGACCGTCTAAAGATCCCTTTATGAAGACCCTTTTGTGGTTCTAACATGTGCATCTTTAAAGCGGTATATTGTCTTCAAAGCCTTTCTACTCCACTATATGTGATTAGTTAACTTGAAtgtatttatctttttctatTATTTCTTATGCATGAAAACATAATAACCCATAAGTAACTACAGTTTTAATGAGATCTATCGATGTAAGTAATCTTGTATGAAGTTCTTGTGTGTTATGTTTTAACTGGACAATGTCTGTCACTCATCCTACCACACAGCAGGGAAGTTTTCATTCAAGTATTTATATCCTGAGGGAGAGATGTAAATCACAAATTATAGGCATTATACTTGTGATTGGGATCAAACTAGGTTAAGATCTATGGGAAGAGTTTAGAACATGGTTTTACTAGAACAGGATTCCAGCACTATTTTCTATAGAAAAACAAAGtaattgatataaaaatacctAGAACTTTCGAGGGCCTATGGATGGCCCAACCTGAATCCCCAAACCTTTTGGTTAGGTTATCCAAATCAAAATCTAAATACCCACAAACACCCAAGTGGTTGATTCCCCAATAATGCAACAAATGCAGAGAGCATGGCATTGGGCCAAGAGGTCACAGAACCCATATAGCCCGCAGAGAAATTACCATTTAGCATACACACAAAAAGTCCATAGGATTAAATATAACTTCTTATCCACTCTGTTGATGCTTTgcataaagaacaaaaagttaCCCTTTTCTCTATGAAAGATgtcccttttatttatttatttatttatttatttatttatttatttgggtcAAATTGTGACCACCTGCATGAAACATTGAAACGCTATAGCTATGCTTATATTAAATCATGGTTCACAATGATGCTCAAGTTTGGTGAAATATTTAATTCTATTGGGGTTCTAAATCCCAGACAAATCAGTCTACACTCTACAATTAACCTGCGATTGAGGGCAGATCAAAACTCAGAGCCATCAGTTTGGGCAGTGCTCTGCGATTTTTCCCATTACTTTAGTGTTCAATTCATATTCAGTCTAACACTCTACGGGTCTGGTTGGACTTGCTAAAGATTCTTTCATCATTTTAAATGGATCGCGCAATAAAAAGAGGCTTCAAACTTCAAAGTTCAAAGTTTGAACACTTGAAGAGAATCAAGTCCACGGCCTTTACTGGTCTTGTATGTTATGATTGTttttaggaaaagaaaaaattgttgGCTTTTgagattatttgttttttaatacaagtgatattgagGAAGAGGAAATCAAAAGTATACTCTTAACTACTTGAGTTACAAGTCCTTTGCGGTTTTAGATTTTTGGTAAAACTCCAACATGCAAGTTTATTTTAGCAGTTAATTGAGTATTGTGGAAGATCCCCAAGGTTTATGATCTAAATTAAACCCACAACACTGCCTTTTAAGCCatattagagcatctccaatggTAGTAGCTAGCCAAAACTCTTTCAATTGAAATTTGTTGACCTACGTGGCAATTTGAAAAGCTTTGCTACTATAGGGCTCGTTAATGGGCCGGATTGGGTCAACCCTACTCAAAATTATTGGGCTTGGGTCGGCTAGCctttcaccaaaaaataaaagtccaGGGCCGCCCCCATGGGCTCGGCTTTCAATTACATAACATTTCAACCTGGACTTGTCAAATTTTCATCACATTCACTTTTAACATCTTCACTAGCTGTCATCCAATTTGGTCATGATGCTCTATTGTTCATTAATTCTTCGGAGCATTGCTCATTGTGTTGCATCTTGCATCTTTAAATTTGCTAAGACCCGGTCTTTCAAGCAAATTAATGATTCTATTGTATTTGAACTCAAATTGGCCTTCTTCTCTGATACAACTCTACCATCTGCACTAAAACATGATTTCGATACTACAATGGAAGTTGGAATAGTTAGCAAATCACGAGCCATAAGGGAAACAATAGGATATAGTGATTGATTGCTTTTCCACCAACATAAAACACTAAACTGATTTTCATCATCAACCTCTATTGTTGGTATATCAATAAAATTGTAACTCAGAAGTAGcagtggaagaagaaaaaaaaagaagatagcTTTGCCCTTTCCAAGTGTTGCATAGAGAAATTTCTCATAATAGGGACAGCTACAGAACCAAGAGCTTTGCTCAAGGTACTCGAAGTTACAATTGAAGTTTGCACATTTTGACCCACATCAGACATTACACTCTTCTTATAGATATCAAATAATTGAAATCATAAAGTTTTGAATTGATCAATGCCATCATCTTTAACCATTCACCAATTGCAAATAATTTAAACCTAGGGTCCATAATAGTAGCAAAGCAGAAAACAATAGGAAACTCAGCCCAATACTTATCAAATTTCACTTTCATTTCAGtcaaaatacccttaaaaacAGTAAATTCAATAGAGGAAGATAAAACTTTAAGACCATCTTGCACAATCAAGTTCAATATATGACAACAACCACGTATATTGGAGGCTGATTGTTGGGGTCAGAGGTCAATGCCCCCATAAAATTCTAAAGCTTTCCCTTTAAtctctctcaattttttgttttaattaagatggagaagaaaatCACAGGATGCACATATCAGTATTGCCAAATAGAGGTAATAGAGGTGGAGAAACAACATTGGAGGCTGACATCTATACCACATTCTCTAAAAGCATCGCTCTCAATTGTTGGTTGAAGACTTTCTTGTttaggttttgaatttttatggtTATAACTTAGAACATAAAATAAGCTATTAATCACAAACAGTTATCTAATTTAATCTATGCTCAGTTACTCTGAGTCTTTGGAAGATTAAATAAAATCCTTCTAGTTGTTAGGTTTTGCACATGTTCTTGTATTAAATTTGTTCTCTATCTAGTTATCACAAGGAATCATAAATTATATGTTTTATATCCATAAGCAACATCTGATAAGACTAATTTAATCACACTCTTAATACATaatgacccaaaaaaatgcTTAATCTCATCGCCCTTGTGctccaattaattaattagtcaAGCAAgagcattattttttttattttttcatacaaataatattgaaagaaaaaattcgAACACAAAATCTTAATCGTAGAAATAACTGTTTCTTAACCAACTGAATTACAAACTCCTTACATTATTATGAaaatccaacccaacccaagtgGGAAGTGAGAGGGATGGGCATTGATTGAAGcaaattacaaatatgaaaGTATGTGGGGGCTACTTTTCCATTGCTTTGAGAGACGCACACACATGATTGTGTGGAGCAGCTGAGAGCCTCAGAGTTGTGATGGCCTAAAAGTTGAGACaacgaaccaaaccaaacccgaATTGTACTATCTTGCACGAACTTGGGTCGGGTTAGTTGGTTGGCCTGTACGTATAATCAAAGTCTCCTTTTCTTGcttattttcttcttgcacTTGTGCAAaatccaatttcaatttcagttGCAAACTTAGACCTCACAAGCCTTTTGCAATGCAACTTcttccccaccaccaccactcatTATCATCATAAtctttgtgtcaattattacgTGGGTCGTCTGGTGCTTCCTATGAGtcttttcaaagaaaaatccaaGAGAAAAAAGGGACAAGCATATTTaaagtagaagaaaaaaaaaaggccccAAGAAGTGGAAAAGACATGCACATAGATCGGCAAAAACCAACACCATCCATTGAAAAGTTTTcagaaaaaatccaaaaacaaaaaccgaCCATCAATTTAGTGCACCTGCTCTGTCTACATGTGAAAACTGCCCACCAATCATCCTTCTCAGTTATTGTTTAATCAAAAGATCCACTCATAAACTATGattaaaacaatattttatcAGAGGGTAAACTGCCATTGTGAGCATGTGAGATGCAAAAAATCAAAGGGGGGATGCACTTTCACACTGCATGAAAATTTTACAAGAGAACAAGTGCTCAGCTCAGAGACATAACAGAGCATTTTAAGTttctaaaacaaatattaatctATTGGGTTGTTGAGAGTCCAAGGAATTGCTAAACCTTGACTTAATTTaaaaccctttttctttttcttaaaatgtTAGCAACATGACCCTCTTGGGTTGCTAGAAAAACACATTATGCAAAGAAGATCATGTGCCCGCTAATAGGGCAAATATTGCTGCCTTGAGACCACAATTTATCAATTTGATAATGGTAGAGTAATATTGTGACATTAAATCATGTTTGCCTATGGAGTGTGTGAATGCTTTTGTCAACCCATGATTAAAATCAACGCACCACTAatccagtttttttttatattaatcaaAGTACGGTTTGATGCCCGATGGATCCATTAATCTAAGTAACTGAATTTAAGCATAGATTAATGGGTTTAATTAGTTATAAGCACACAACATGGTTTGGTTGGGTATATGTCATGAGAGCATAATTTACAGagactgcaaatagatttggCTGTCTTGGTCAGTCTTTCTGCCTACCAAGGCATGTGGGGGTCATATAAATGggacataataataatactaatgATGGATAATTAGGCCCGTTCCATAATCATGTATAAAATATCTCACATTACTAAGCCAAGAATTTGCAGCATTGGGTTTTGGGTGGGGGGAGGATGTGTGGGGTTTCTATGGGCTCACTTAGTCACTCACAAATGTTAGCATAAACACTTGGGTTTGAATTTCTCTGCCCTAGACTAAGATGAGTGACAAAAACTGTACAGTCAAAACATATAACATGTATAATAGAATCTCAATCATATATACAAATTTGTAAcaaatgttatattttgcagGAAATCCTAAATTAAGTGATGGCAAAACTCACATGGTAACTTGGGGTCACAATATACATGCAACGTTTTAACATGATATTGATTGTCCCTCATCTTATCATATGGTGAGGACGTCTTCACCCAAGTTTTTCTCAATCGACAAGCCAAGAAAAGAGCAAAGTAATTGGCTAATTGCATTACTTCTAAGGGGGGACATATAAGCATGAAATgcaatcatcatcatcaaacaaaaagattgtAATGCAATGCAATGTAATAGTAAAGGTGAGCGAAGTCACTTAAGTGATGTGGTCTAAAAGCCTTGGTGAAAAGGCAATTTGGTTAGCTTATTATGtgacaaagaaagaagagagaaacagTGAGATGGGCAAATCCCATAATATACGTCACATTCAGAAAAGTAAAAGGGGTTCACGTGTTAAGGGTCTAAAGGGTAGGGAAGGGAAGGGCCTGTTTGGGAGCGTGCGCCATGTGCTTTGGTGCAGTCGGCGACCTTGGTGAGAtgagataagaaaaataaaaaatttataaagaaaaaagaaaaagagtgatGTTCCTCTAATCTCAAAAAGCCCATCTCACGGATCTtgcccctctctttctctccacctcctatatatataatataactaTATAAATTGTTCACACCAGCTCTCTATCTCTGCATAAAAGGCGTTGAGAGATTCAAGTCATCTGGGTCCAAAATATTCTAAACTCTGCTACTGCTGTGCAACATTATCAGCTTCTACATTGATTGGAACACCAATTTTGAAAAGCACACATGCCTTCTTGGAAAAAAACCATCACATCTCCATTCAGGAAAGCTTGCACTTTCTTCAACCAGCAGCCAGGCAGAGATCAGAAGAAATCCCAGCTGCAAGGTagatacatattaatattaccACTTTTCTGTATATGAGAAAATGTTCTCTTGTCAAATTTACGTTGACAATATAATAAGACGTTTATGTTGTCGGATTATGAATCTGGACCAATGATATGGTTAATTCTTATTAGAATACGTGGTTCAAATTCACAGTCTGACAAGCAAGTCTATCGGATAATGATGTATTGATGCCAATTGTATATGAGTCATAATATGGAACATAGTGAGTGATGTGTTCTTCCATGATGTTATGAACAGGGAATGAAAGTAGTGTGATGGCTCTGCATGGTGAAGTGATGGCATGCTCATATGAAGATGTTCAGGTGATGTGGTCTATTCTGGACAAGTCCAAGCCCTCAGCCTGCAACATCACTGCTTCTTAACACAGATGGATGGCTATGGCTAAAAAAATAGGCCAATATCcatcccaaaaaaaacaaaacagaaaaaaccgaaaaaagaagaaagaaagacccAATTCAGCAATTAGCATATCTGTGTATACCATTTGGGTCATGCTAGCTTGCATCATTTTGGCTCTCATTAATTACTTGTAAATAGAGGTGTTGGATGATCAACTTGTTCAGCTGTTCAAAactatcaagaaaaaaaaaaagggggagggGGGGAAGGGGGGAGGAGGGGAGGGGATTTCAAGAaagtttttttagtttgtaatTGTTAAATGAATGAA
This window encodes:
- the LOC18790492 gene encoding uncharacterized protein LOC18790492: MPSWKKTITSPFRKACTFFNQQPGRDQKKSQLQGNESSVMALHGEVMACSYEDVQVMWSILDKSKPSACNITAS